The window CGGCGTAGAGCGAGTGCCGAGAGAATGACGAGACCGGCTGCGGCAAGTAGATATCCGAGCGAGGGAGGATAAAAGATCTCGGAATAGCCGTCGCGGTTCTCGACGACGCTCCCCGCGGCGATGCTGTCGAGTCCGGGTATGGCAACAAAGAGCAGAATAAAACCCAACACGGTGAGAACGAATCCGCTTATCAGCAGCCTCGTTGTATAGTACTCCGCGTCGGTGCGCAGCAGAAGGCCGAAGAGTCCCGCGCCAAAAAGTACAAATCCCATCCAGGGAAAGATCGGGAACCAGCCGTCGACGAACCAGCTCACGAACAGGCGTCCTGTTTCCGGCCATGAAAATTCCGACCAGTAGATCTGCAGCGGCACCGGATCATACTGACACATTTTCTGCAGCAGCATCGCCATCGCGGCAAACACGGCGAAACCCGCAAACAGCGCGGCGGGTTTCCAGCGTCGCGCGAAGTAGCCGAGTATCATGCCCGGTCCGATGATATATAATACATCGAACGAGGTCCACGGCAGTATCGACCAGAGTCCCGCGTCGAGGAGCATGCCCACGCAGGTGACCAGCAGTCCGCGGCGAAGATAGTATACAAACGGGTGATCGGCCCCGCGCAGCACCACCATGCCCGCGCTCAACGCGAT of the Ignavibacteriota bacterium genome contains:
- a CDS encoding DUF1624 domain-containing protein, producing MDILRGLAILLMIPANLSPYFTEPHPMWYRILGSFAAPTFIALSAGMVVLRGADHPFVYYLRRGLLVTCVGMLLDAGLWSILPWTSFDVLYIIGPGMILGYFARRWKPAALFAGFAVFAAMAMLLQKMCQYDPVPLQIYWSEFSWPETGRLFVSWFVDGWFPIFPWMGFVLFGAGLFGLLLRTDAEYYTTRLLISGFVLTVLGFILLFVAIPGLDSIAAGSVVENRDGYSEIFYPPSLGYLLAAAGLVILSALALRRMPRNPLLSAISFFGRYSMMVYILHQALGAQVIAPILEARGLESIDSGLLFTAVNFLVVLAIALICGAIGLVKKRYPPRALPWQILFGR